A genomic region of Deltaproteobacteria bacterium contains the following coding sequences:
- a CDS encoding Smr/MutS family protein, with the protein MAGGEIDLHGLTVAEALSRLASHYNARIRAGDTGPIRVVHGYGSSGRGGELRAAVREFLARNGSRLEFTPGEQYFNNPGVTVVYPKHPLPAPAAPRYPVRGR; encoded by the coding sequence ATGGCCGGGGGAGAGATCGACCTGCATGGGCTGACGGTGGCGGAAGCGCTGTCCCGGCTGGCATCGCACTACAATGCCCGGATTCGGGCGGGAGACACCGGCCCGATCCGGGTGGTGCACGGGTACGGTTCGTCCGGGCGCGGCGGCGAACTGCGGGCGGCGGTCCGGGAGTTCCTCGCCCGGAACGGATCTCGGCTCGAGTTCACTCCCGGGGAGCAATATTTCAACAATCCCGGCGTGACGGTCGTGTACCCCAAACACCCTCTGCCCGCTCCCGCGGCGCCCCGGTACCCGGTCCGCGGCAGATAG
- a CDS encoding epoxyqueuosine reductase, translated as MLPISEIARIAESNGAPLCGAASVENLPVMREEIAAILPGARTVVVLAAPHSRSAISSTNVQVAQYDTIHAYGQAARASHAVALRLESMGHAAVAVPAFIPIDMAPPKRGMRGAVDWRGAAVAAGIGGYGESGLLVTQAFGPAVRLGGVVTDAEIPPGEPLPKTPCTACDRCVEECPAKALSGGGRIDKRKCGDRIFSGGYRAWSGFLQDLVESSPEGRKELLAGKMSLDLWQNFMTGNYYYCFACQAACPVGRGARS; from the coding sequence ATGCTCCCCATTTCGGAAATCGCGCGGATCGCGGAATCAAACGGCGCCCCGTTGTGCGGGGCGGCGTCCGTGGAGAACCTTCCGGTCATGCGCGAGGAGATCGCGGCGATTCTGCCGGGCGCGCGCACCGTGGTCGTCCTGGCGGCGCCGCACTCCCGCAGCGCCATCTCGTCCACGAACGTCCAGGTGGCGCAGTACGACACCATCCACGCCTACGGGCAGGCCGCCCGGGCGTCCCACGCCGTCGCCCTCCGGCTGGAGAGCATGGGGCACGCGGCGGTCGCCGTCCCCGCGTTCATCCCGATCGACATGGCCCCGCCCAAGCGCGGGATGCGGGGAGCGGTCGACTGGCGCGGAGCCGCCGTCGCGGCCGGGATCGGCGGGTACGGGGAGAGCGGGCTGCTGGTCACGCAGGCGTTCGGCCCGGCGGTCCGGCTGGGCGGGGTGGTCACCGACGCGGAGATCCCGCCGGGAGAGCCGCTTCCGAAGACGCCGTGCACGGCGTGCGACCGGTGCGTGGAGGAGTGCCCCGCGAAGGCGCTCTCCGGCGGCGGGAGGATCGACAAGCGGAAGTGCGGCGACCGGATCTTCTCCGGCGGATACCGCGCGTGGAGCGGCTTCCTTCAAGACCTCGTCGAATCGTCCCCGGAGGGGCGGAAGGAGCTCCTGGCGGGCAAGATGTCGCTCGACCTGTGGCAGAACTTCATGACGGGGAACTACTACTACTGCTTCGCTTGTCAGGCGGCGTGCCCGGTAGGGAGAGGCGCCCGGTCCTGA